Proteins encoded within one genomic window of Haladaptatus sp. QDMS2:
- a CDS encoding proteasome assembly chaperone family protein: MAHVQIHDESLEFDAPTLVEGLPGVGLVGKIAADHLVETFEMSHFGSLHCEGIPRVAVYGEGNSTVRAPVRLYADEDRDLVVLQSDVPVSPSQAADFSSCLTGWIADHGATPIFLSGLPTEKGDGEPALYGVSTGDGASLLDRADIASPTEGGVITGPTGSLINRAIELDLTGVGLVVESDKQFPDPEAARILLMHGIGPIADIDVNTDDLVDRAEEIREAKEQLAQRMQDADEESTQAKPLRMFQ, translated from the coding sequence ATGGCACACGTCCAGATTCACGACGAGTCGCTCGAATTCGACGCGCCGACACTCGTCGAAGGACTCCCCGGCGTCGGTCTCGTCGGAAAAATCGCGGCCGACCACCTCGTCGAAACCTTCGAGATGAGCCATTTCGGGTCGCTCCACTGCGAGGGCATTCCCCGCGTCGCGGTCTACGGCGAGGGCAACTCGACCGTCCGCGCGCCCGTCCGCCTCTATGCGGACGAAGACCGCGACCTCGTCGTCCTCCAGAGCGACGTTCCGGTTTCGCCGTCGCAGGCCGCCGATTTCTCGAGTTGCCTCACCGGCTGGATTGCAGACCACGGCGCGACGCCCATCTTCCTCTCCGGCCTGCCGACCGAGAAAGGCGACGGCGAACCCGCCCTCTACGGCGTCTCGACCGGTGACGGGGCCTCGCTGCTCGACCGCGCAGATATCGCGTCCCCCACTGAAGGCGGCGTCATCACCGGACCGACAGGCTCGCTCATCAACCGCGCCATCGAACTTGACCTGACCGGCGTCGGTCTCGTCGTCGAAAGCGACAAGCAGTTCCCCGACCCGGAGGCTGCCCGCATTCTGCTCATGCATGGCATCGGACCCATCGCCGACATCGACGTGAACACCGACGACCTCGTCGACCGCGCCGAAGAAATCCGCGAGGCGAAAGAACAACTCGCCCAGCGCATGCAGGACGCAGACGAGGAAAGTACGCAGGCGAAGCCGCTTCGGATGTTCCAATGA